The nucleotide sequence TATACTCCCAGTCTTGACAAGTATTGGGAAGCCCATCTCAAGTTAAATGCCAGATAAAAGACAACTTTTCCAGCAAAACCGAAAGATGCAGATTGTTTGATCTATACCCTAACTCGACGTTGTCAAATTATGCTGCATAACAGACACGGCATAACCGCATAAAGCACATCAGATCTCTACCAATTGTCCGAAAACTCCTTCAGTCTAGATTTGGGCTTTGACAGTTCAGGTTTTTCGGATAGGCTTTGAATAAACTTATCTTTTCTATGATTCAGCTTCTGGTTGACAGGATCAACTCAGCACTTGGGACTGTAATACTGGTATCGGATGGCTCTCATCTTTGTGCATTAGACTTCGCAGACTGCAAAACGCGCATGATGAAGCTCCTCCAGAAACGTTATGGGCAATTTGATCTGATTGAAGATACCGTTTTACCAGGGTTTAGCCAGCCCATTCAGGACTATTTTGCCGGAGACTATTACAGCCTTGATGCTATTCCAGTCCGCACTGGTGGCACTCCCTTTCAACAGCAGGTCTGGTCAACCCTCCGCACCATTCCAGCCAGAACCGTCATTTCCTACAGAGAACTGGCAGCTAAAATTGGCAGACCCACCGCCTATCGTGCAGTTGGTATGGCCAGTTCTCAAAATCCAGTGGCGATCGTTCTGCCTTGCCACCGCGTTATCGGAGTCAAAGCTAGATTGACAGGCTACGCCGGAGGAATAGAACGAAAGCGCTGGTTGCTTCAACATGAAGGAGTAGACTGCTCAAGGTTTTAGTAATGCAATCTGCAACTTGGAAGCCAGGATTCCCGGTGCCTCCTGGATTTCAATCGAAATTGACTGGCCGACCTCCCCAAACACCGGAAAACTGAGAGATTGCCGCACTTCAGGCTAGTAGCTAAGACCAAATAACTTAACTACCTGAATTCATCCCCCGCAGAATTTATTACCCTAAAATGTTTCTTGGAAAAACACTAGCTATAGTGTCTATCTTGTGCTATCGGTTCTATCCCAGAATATTTCTCTGCCTACAAAGTCAAGGACTGAACGTTGCAAAACTATTGACTGGAAAGCGTTTGAAGAATTTCTTCAAATAATTTTTGAAATTTTCCAGAAAAACAGTTGACACCCCTGGGTGATTTCGCTAGATTAGATAAGCGCGATGAGGGAAGCGACACGCGAGTGGAGCGACCGGAGCGCGGTCGAACCAGGAAAACAGAATAGTTTGAAAGCCAGAATAGCACTTAAAGCTCGTCAAGGAAAGAGTGCTTTAGGGAGAGATCCCTAGAGAGTTTTATAGAATCCGGGGACTGAGAAGTTTCTGGAGCCAAAGACAGATTCTAGAGTGAATCACATTTTAGTGTGGTTTACAACATGGAGAGTTTGATCCTGGCTCAGGATGAACGCTGGCGGTATGCTTAACACATGCAAGTCGAACGGGGGTCTTCGGACCCTAGTGGCGGACGGGTGAGTAACGCGTGAGAATCTACCTTCAGGTTGGGGACAACAGTTGGAAACGGCTGCTAATACCCAATGTGCCGGGAGGTGAAAGGCTTGCTGCCTGAAGAAGAGCTCGCGTCTGATTAGCTAGTTGGAGTGGTAATGGCACACCAAGGCAACGATCAGTAGCTGGTCTGAGAGGATGATCAGCCACACTGGGACTGAGACACGGCCCAGACTCCTACGGGAGGCAGCAGTGGGGAATTTTCCGCAATGGGCGAAAGCCTGACGGAGCAATACCGCGTGAGGGAGGAAGGCTTTTGGGTTGTAAACCTCTTTTGATTGGGAAGAAGAACTGACGGTACCAATCGAATCAGCATCGGCTAACTCCGTGCCAGCAGCCGCGGTAATACGGAGGATGCAAGCGTTATCCGGATTTATTGGGCGTAAAGCGTCCGCAGGTGGCTTATCAAGTCTGCTGTCAAAGCACGGAGCTTAACTCCGTACAGGCGGTGGAAACTGGTAGGCTAGAGTCTGGTAGGGGTTGCGGGAATTCCCAGTGTAGCGGTGAAATGCGTAGATATTGGGAAGAACACCGGCGGCGAAAGCGCGCAACTGGACCGGAACTGACACTCATGGACGAAAGCTAGGGGAGCGAAAGGGATTAGATACCCCTGTAGTCCTAGCCGTAAACGATGGAGACTAGGTGTTGCCCGTATCGACCCGGGCAGTGCCGTAGCTAACGCGTTAAGTCTCCCGCCTGGGGAGTACGCACGCAAGTGTGAAACTCAAAGGAATTGACGGGGGCCCGCACAAGCGGTGGAGTATGTGGTTTAATTCGATGCAACGCGAAGAACCTTACCAGGGCTTGACATGTCGCGAATCCTCCTGAAAGGGGGGAGTGCCTACGGGAGCGCGAACACAGGTGGTGCATGGCTGTCGTCAGCTCGTGTCGTGAGATGTTGGGTTAAGTCCCGCAACGAGCGCAACCCTCGTTTCTAGTTGCCATCATTAAGTTGGGCACTCTGGAGAGACTGCCGGTGACAAACCGGAGGAAGGTGGGGATGACGTCAAGTCAGCATGCCCCTTACGTCCTGGGCTACACACGTACTACAATGCTGTGGACAAAGAGCAGCCAGACCGCGAGGTTGAGCTAATCTCATAAACCACGGCTCAGTTCAGATTGCAGGCTGCAACTCGCCTGCATGAAGGCGGAATCGCTAGTAATCGCAGGTCAGCATACTGCGGTGAATACGTTCCCGGGCCTTGTACACACCGCCCGTCACACCATGGGAGTTGGCCACGCCCGAAGTCGTTACTCCAACCGCTTGCGGAGGAGGACGCCGAAGGCAGGGCTGATGACTGGGGTGAAGTCGTAACAAGGTAGCCGTACCGGAAGGTGTGGCTGGATCACCTCCTTTTAGGGAGACCTGCCCGCTTAGAGAGAGAGGTGAGGAGAGAGAAGAGAGGAGTTAGAAGAACTTTTCATCGAGACTCGCTTCACCGAACCAACTGTATATAATCTCCTAAGTTGGTCATCCCAAGGTCGGTCGAGTTTTAAGTGTTGGCTTTCAAACTAGCTTGGTTCGATGATGGGCTATTAGCTCAGGTGGTTAGAGCGCACCCCTGATAAGGGTGAGGTCCCTGGTTCGAGTCCAGGATGGCCCACCTTTAGGAGGAAGAGGGATGAAAGATAAAGGATGAACTGGAAAGCGTTCGGCCTTTAGCGTTCATGCTTCAGCCTTTTATCTGGGGGTTTAGCTCAGTTGGTAGAGCGCCTGCTTTGCAAGCAGGATGTCAGCGGTTCGAGTCCGCTAACCTCCACTGAGAGCGAGAGCTTTCAACGTAAAGGATTTCAGCAACTAATCTAGGGAAGCAAATCGCATAAGTAGATAGTCTGCTGGGATTCGTTCCAGCCAGAACCTTGAAAACTGTATAGAACTTGTCAGGTAGTGAATAGGAAAGTGGGGAGAGCGGAGAACGGAGAAAGGTGAAATACCCTGGATTCTGGACGCTAGACCCTAAATCCTAGAAACACAGACACCAATGAACTTGTTAAGTGGTCAAGCTAATAAGGGCTAACGGTGGATACCTAGGCACACAGAGGCGAAGAAGGACGCGGTTACCGGCGATATGCCCCGGGGAGTTGGAAGCGAGCAGAGATCCGGGGGTTTCCGAATGGGGCAACCCTGAATACTGCCACCTGAATCCATAGGGTGGAAAGAGCGAACGCAGCGAATTGAAACATCTTAGTAGCTGTAGGAAAAGAAAACAAACGTGATTCCCCTAGTAGCGGCGAGCGAAGCGGGAAGAGCCTAAACCAGGATGCATGCATTCTGGGGTTGTGGGACAGCGACATGGAATCGAGCGGCTAGACGAAGCATTGGGAAGATGCACCAGAGAAAGTGAAAGTCTTGTAGTCGAAAGCTTAACGATACTAGCTGAATCCCGAGTAGCCTGGAGCACGTGGAATTCCGGGTGAATCAGCGAGGACCACCTCGTAAGGCTAAATACTCCTGTGTGACCGATAGTGAACCAGTACCGCGAGGGAACGGTGAAAAGAACCCCGGGAGGGGAGTGAAATAGAACATGAAACCGTTAGCCTACAAGCAGTCGAAGCCCGATTAAACGGGTGACGGCGTGCCTGTTGAAGAATGAGCCGGCGACTTATAGGCACTGGCAGATTAAGGCGGGAATGCCGAAGTCAAAGCGAAAGCGAGTCTGAAAAGGGCGCTAGTCAGTGTTTATAGACCCGAACCCGGGTGATCTAACCATGTCCAGGATGAAGCTTGGGTAACACCAAGTGGAGGTCCGAACCGACCAATGTTGAAAAATTGGCGGATGAGGTGTGGTTAGGGGTGAAATGCCAATCGAACCCGGAGCTAGCTGGTTCTCCCCGAAATGTGTTGAGGCGCAGCGGTGGATGGTATAGCTGGGGGGTAAAGCACTGATTCGGTGCGGGCTGGGAGACCGGTACCAAATCGAGTCAAACTCTGAATACCCAGTGAGTAGTCCGCCAGTGAGACGGTGGGGGATAAGCTTCATCGTCAAGAGGGAAACAGCCCAGACCACCAGCTAAGGTCCCCAAATCGCGGCTAAGTGATAAAGGAGGTGGAATTGCAGAGACAACCAGGAGGTTTGCCTAGAAGCAGCCATCCTTAAAAGAGTGCGTAATAGCTCACTGGTCAAGCGATTCTGCGCCGAAAATGAACGGGGCTAAGCCGTGTACCGAAGCTGTGGGATATGTTTACATATCGGTAGGGGAGCGTTCTGTGGTAGTGAGAAGCATTAGCGAAAGCAGGTGTGGACGAAGCAGAAGTGAGAATGTCGGCTTGAGTAGCGCAAACATTGGTGAGAATCCAATGCCCTGAAATCCCAAGGGTTCCTCCGGAAGGCTCGTCCGCGGAGGGTTAGTCGGGACCTAAGGCGAGGTCGAAAGACGTAGTCGATGGAGAATCGGTTAATATTCCGATACCGATTATGGATGGTGGCGGGGGACGGAGAAGGTTAGCACAGCCGGAAGTTGGTTACCGGTTCAAGCGTACGAGGTGATGAGAGACGGCGAAAACGTCTTGAGCTGAGGCGTGAGTACGAGGGGCTACGGCCTCGAAGTGTGTGACATCAGGCTTCCAAGAAAAGCCCGAACCACGTTAATTCATAATTGCCCGTACCCGAAACCGACACAGGTGGGAAGGTTGAGAATACCGAAGGGCGCGAGATAACTCTCTCTAAGGAACTCGGCAAAATGGCCCCGTAACTTCGGGAGAAGGGGTGCCACCGCGAGGTGGTCGCAGTGAAGAGTCCCAGGCGACTGTTTACCAAAAACACAGGTCTCCGCAAAGTCGTAAGACGAGGTATGGGGGCTGACGCCTGCCCAGTGCCGGAAGGTTAAGGAAGTCGGTCAGCGCAAGCGAAGCTGGCGACCGAAGCCCCGGTGAACGGCGGCCGTAACTATAACGGTCCTAAGGTAGCGAAATTCCTTGTCGGGTAAGTTCCGACCCGCACGAAAGGCGTAACGATCTGGGAGCTGTCTCGGAGAGAGGCTCGGCGAAATAGGATTGTCTGTGAAGATACGGACTACCTGCACCTGGACAGAAAGACCCTATGAAGCTTTACTGTAGCCTGGAATTGGGTTCGGGCTTTGCATGCGCAGGATAGGTGGGAGGCTATGAGACATCCCTTGTGGGGGGTGAGGAGCCAACGGTGAGATACCACTCTTGTGAAGCTAGAATTCTAACCTTTCGCCGTGACCCGGCAGAGGGAGAGTTTCAGGTGGGCAGTTTGACTGGGGCGGTCGCCTCCCAAAAGGTAACGGAGGCGCGCAAAGGTTCTCTCAGGCTGGTTGGAAATCAGCCGTAGAGTGTAAAGGCATAAGAGAGCTTGACTGTGAGACCTACAAGTCGAACAGAGACGAAAGTCGGCCTTAGTGATCCGGTGGTCCCGCGTGGAAGGGCCATCGCTCAACGGATAAAAGGTACTCCGGGGATAACAGGCTGATCTTCCCCAAGAGTTCACATCGACGGGGAGGTTTGGCACCTCGATGTCGGCTCATCGCATCCTGGGGCTGGAGCAGGTCCCAAGGGTTCGGCTGTTCGCCGATTAAAGCGGTACGTGAGCTGGGTTCAGAACGTCGTGAGACAGTTCGGTCCCTATCTGCCGTGGGCGTCGGAGACTTGAGAGGATCTGTCCCTAGTACGAGAGGACCGGGATGGACGTACCTCTGGTGGACCGGTTGTCGCGCCAGCGGCACAGCCGGGTAGCCATGTGCGGACGGGATAACCGCTGAAAGCATCTAAGTGGGAAGCCCACCCCAAGATGAGTGCTCCCATGGCAATAAGCCAGTAAGGTCACGGGCAGAACACCCGTTGATAGGCTCTAGATGGAAGTGCAGTAATGCATGCAGTCGAGGAGTACTAATAGACCGAGGGCTTGACCTCAATCGGAAGGAGGAAGGAGGAAGGATAAAGGATGAATCATTCTGAGTTCTGAGTCTGAATCTGACCGTTTCGTTGGTGTTGACCAGTTCTATGCAGCCTTCAAGGTTTTGTGAACTCTGAGGAAATCAATCGAGCCGTTTCATCCTTCAGCGTTCATCCGTCTTTCCTGGTGTCTATGGCGATGTGGACCCACGCTCATCCATCCCGAACTGAGTGGTGAAACGCATCTGCGGCGAAGATAGTTGGACGGTCGCGTCCTGCAAAAATAGCTCGATGCCAGGTTAATATTTCTACCCCCTCCTGAGACTACTCAGGAGGGGGTTTGCTTTAAAGTCCTAGACCTCGGAGGTTTTCAAAACCTCCGAGGTCTTCGTTGGGCAAACCTGCGTAGTACGATCGGGATGGCGCTAAGGGGTTTTTATGGG is from Leptothermofonsia sichuanensis E412 and encodes:
- a CDS encoding methylated-DNA--[protein]-cysteine S-methyltransferase, translated to MIQLLVDRINSALGTVILVSDGSHLCALDFADCKTRMMKLLQKRYGQFDLIEDTVLPGFSQPIQDYFAGDYYSLDAIPVRTGGTPFQQQVWSTLRTIPARTVISYRELAAKIGRPTAYRAVGMASSQNPVAIVLPCHRVIGVKARLTGYAGGIERKRWLLQHEGVDCSRF